From the genome of Nicotiana sylvestris chromosome 2, ASM39365v2, whole genome shotgun sequence, one region includes:
- the LOC104214015 gene encoding GATA transcription factor 5, with product MLYRTQHHSFLSPFNPFTFSSSLSPHPLPPPSFSSPSPLSHSPSDQGMDCVEGALKSSFMSEAALKTTHQQAYGDDLWANGNGQNVVSGDDFFVDDLLDFSNGFVEDQGEEEKGEDNAVHKICSVSVSVSPQKPLEDKEAEKENDTVSPPAKEDFDSLPGSELIVPADDLDSLEWLSHFVEDSFSEYSLTYPAGKLPVKPVVNQSEDGEIPVQEKSCFITPVQTKARTKRGRTNVRVWPAGSGSLTESASSSCSSSSTTTMSSSPSNWVLYQIPVHTAESPGKPLAKKPKRKPAVQGGNGPQQPRRCSHCGVQKTPQWRAGPMGAKTLCNACGVRFKSGRLLPEYRPACSPTFSSELHSNNHRKVLEMRRKKEFEESGSAQPVQSF from the exons ATGCTTTACCGAACTCAACACCACTCTTTTCTCTCCCCTTTCAACCCTTTTACCTTCTCTTCTTCCCTATCTCCTCATCCTCTTCCTCCGCCTTCTTTTTCCTCTCCTTCACCTCTTTCTCATTCGCCTTCTGACCAG GGAATGGACTGTGTGGAAGGGGCGTTGAAAAGCAGTTTTATGTCTGAGGCAGCGTTGAAAACGACTCACCAACAAGCCTATGGGGATGACTTGTGGGCCAACGGAAACGGTCAAAATGTTGTCTCCGGCGACGACTTTTTCGTTGACGACCTCCTTGACTTTTCCAATGGCTTCGTTGAAGAccaaggagaagaagaaaagggagAAGATAACGCTGTTCACAAAATTTGTTCCGTTTCAGTTTCTGTTTCGCCCCAAAAACCACTTGAGGACAAAGAAGCTGAGAAggaaaacgacaccgtttccccccCTGCAAAAGAAGATTTTGATTCTCTTCCTGGGAGTGAACTCATTGTTCCG GCGGATGACTTGGATAGCCTTGAATGGCTGTCTCATTTTGTTGAAGACTCGTTTTCTGAATACTCACTCACTtatcctgccggaaaactaccgGTCAAGCCTGTCGTGAACCAGTCGGAGGACGGTGAAATTCCGGTTCAAGAGAAGTCATGTTTCATCACTCCTGTTCAAACCAAGGCCAGAACCAAGCGTGGGAGGACTAACGTTAGAGTTTGGCCAGCCGGTTCAGGTTCATTGACCGAGTCAGCTTCCTCTTCGTGTTCGTCTTCCTCCACCACAACCATGTCCTCATCTCCTTCCAATTGGGTGCTTTACCAAATACCGGTTCACACTGCTGAGTCACCAGGTAAACCGCTAGCTAAGAAACCAAAGAGGAAACCGGCGGTTCAAGGTGGAAATGGGCCTCAGCAACCGCGGCGGTGTAGTCATTGTGGGGTTCAAAAAACCCCACAGTGGCGGGCCGGTCCAATGGGTGCGAAAACGCTTTGTAACGCCTGTGGGGTTCGCTTCAAGTCCGGTCGGCTGCTTCCGGAATACCGGCCGGCTTGCAGCCCAACGTTTTCTAGCGAGTTGCATTCGAACAATCACCGGAAAGTTTTGGAGATGCGGCGAAAGAAGGAGTTTGAAGAAAGCGGTTCAGCTCAGCCGGTTCAGAGTTTTTGA
- the LOC138885141 gene encoding uncharacterized protein, whose amino-acid sequence MADNEVSTLDHNHPLFSQISDAPGLVLIPLKLTGPENYALWSRAMKLALKGKSKLGFVDGSYVKSMYRGELREQWEEYNAIVLSWISSIVSNELMLSIVYASNAKKVWADFQERFDRSNLTRIYHLRIAIVTLRQGTDSVTS is encoded by the coding sequence ATGGCAGATAATGAAGTCAGTACACTAGATCATAATCATCCACTATTTTCCCAAATTTCAGATGCTCCAGGACTCGTCTTAATTCCTCTCAAGCTCACAGGTCCAGAAAACTATGCATTGTGGAGCAGGGCGATGAAATTAGCACTCAAGGGAAAGAGCAAGCTTGGATTTGTGGATGGATCCTATGTGAAAAGCATGTACCGAGGCGAATTAAGAGAGCAATGGGAGGAATACAACGCAATTGTTCTCTCATGGATTAGTAGTATCGTTTCTAATGAATTGATGCTTAGCATCGTGTATGCATCAAATGCAAAGAAGGTGTGGGCTGATTTTCAGGAGAGATTTGATAGGTCAAATCTAACAAGAATTTATCATCTTAGGATTGCTATTGTGACTTTGAGACAGGGAACTGACTCGGTTACTAGTTAA